The following proteins are co-located in the Salvelinus namaycush isolate Seneca chromosome 33, SaNama_1.0, whole genome shotgun sequence genome:
- the LOC120027581 gene encoding serine/threonine-protein kinase Sgk3-like isoform X3 gives MEEQSSYPNVSIPCYPNVSIPCYPNVSIPCYNEQRDKKKRYTVYKVMVNVGRHEWFVFRRYAEFDKLYNTLRKQFPSLNLKIPPKRIFGDNFDPEFIKQRRTGLHEFIQRLVSHPQLRNQPDVRAFLQMDKSQNFSDPLEDDKIICSISGLQNGSTSRNINLGPSGNPHAKPTDFDFLKVIGKGSFGKVLLAKRKLDGKYYAIKVLQKSVILNRREQKHIMAERNVLLKNMKHPFLVGLHYSFQTTDKLYFVLDFVNGGELFFHLQKEQTFPEPRAKFYIAEMASALGYLHSLNIVYRDLKPENILLDSEYLAPEVLRKQPYDNTVDWWCLGSVLYEMLFGLPPFYSRDTHEMYDNILHKPLMMRPGASNTAWSLLQALLEKDGTHRLGSRDDFNEIKAHYFFSEINWDDLEQRKVPPPFTPNVNSPHDITNFDPEFTGETVTNSVCYTEDSIVNAIVMEADDAFLGFSYAPPSDNSFL, from the exons ATGGAGGAGCAGTCCAGCTACCCCAATGTCAGCATTCCCTGCTACCCCAATGTCAGCATTCCCTGCTACCCCAATGTCAGCATTCCCTGCTACAACGAGCAGAGGGACAAGAAGAAGCGCTACACT GTTTACAAAGTGATGGTCAATGTAGGAAGACATGAGTGGTTTGTCTTCAGGCGATACGCAGAGTTTGACAAGCTCTACAACACA TTGAGGAAACAATTTCCATCTTTGAACTTGAAAATCCCACCCAAGAGAATATTTGGGGACAACTTTGACCCAG AGTTTATCAAGCAAAGAAGAACAGGTTTACATGAGTTCATTCAGAGACTGGTCTCACATCCTCAGCTCAGAAACCA GCCTGATGTCAGAGCATTCCTGCAGATGGACAAATCTCAAAACTTCTCAGACCCATTAGAAGATGACAAG ATAATCTGTTCCATCTCTGGTTTACAGAACGGCTCTACCTCCAGAAATATTAACCTGGGACCGTCTGGAAATCCACA TGCAAAGCCCACAGACTTTGACTTTCTCAAAGTCATTGGAAAGGGGAGCTTTGGAAAG GTTCTCCTTGCTAAACGGAAACTGGACGGAAAGTATTACGCAATCAAGGTCCTGCAGAAAAGTGTAATCCTCAACAGGAGAGAG CAAAAACACATCATGGCGGAGCGCAATGTGCTACTGAAGAACATGAAACACCCTTTCCTGGTTGGCTTGCATTATTCCTTCCAGACGACTGACAAGTTGTACTTCGTCTTGGATTTTGTCAACGGGGGAGAA CTCTTCTTCCATCTTCAAAAAGAACAGACCTTTCCGGAACCCAGAGCCAAGTTCTACATTGCAGAAATGGCAAGCgcactgggctatctgcattctCTTAATATAGTTTACAG GGATTTGAAGCCAGAAAATATCCTTCTGGACTCTGAA TACCTAGCTCCAGAGGTCCTGAGGAAACAACCGTATGACAACACAGTGGACTGGTGGTGTCTGGGATCAGTGCTCTATGAAATGCTCTTTGGCCTG CCTCCGTTCTACAGCAGAGACACCCATGAGATGTATGACAACATCCTCCACAAGCCCCTGATGATGCGTCCCGGAGCGTCCAACACGGCCTGGTCCCTCCTGCAGGCTCTACTGGAGAAGGACGGCACACACAGACTGGGCTCCAGAGATGACTTT AATGAGATCAAAGCTCACTACTTCTTCTCAGAGATCAACTGGGATGACCTGGAACAGAGGAAGGTTCCACCTCCATTCACTCCCAATGTG AATTCTCCTCATGACATCACAAACTTTGATCCAGAATTCACAGGCGAGACTGTTACGAACTCTGTGTGTTATACTGAAGATTCCATAGTCAACGCCATCGTGATGGAGGCTGATGATGCCTTCCTAGGTTTCTCCTATGCACCACCATCAGATAACTCCTTTCTATGA
- the LOC120027581 gene encoding serine/threonine-protein kinase Sgk3-like isoform X1, translating into MEEQSSYPNVSIPCYPNVSIPCYPNVSIPCYNEQRDKKKRYTVYKVMVNVGRHEWFVFRRYAEFDKLYNTLRKQFPSLNLKIPPKRIFGDNFDPEFIKQRRTGLHEFIQRLVSHPQLRNQPDVRAFLQMDKSQNFSDPLEDDKIICSISGLQNGSTSRNINLGPSGNPHAKPTDFDFLKVIGKGSFGKVLLAKRKLDGKYYAIKVLQKSVILNRREQKHIMAERNVLLKNMKHPFLVGLHYSFQTTDKLYFVLDFVNGGELFFHLQKEQTFPEPRAKFYIAEMASALGYLHSLNIVYRDLKPENILLDSEGHIVLTDFGLCKEGISQAETTSTFCGTPEYLAPEVLRKQPYDNTVDWWCLGSVLYEMLFGLPPFYSRDTHEMYDNILHKPLMMRPGASNTAWSLLQALLEKDGTHRLGSRDDFNEIKAHYFFSEINWDDLEQRKVPPPFTPNVNSPHDITNFDPEFTGETVTNSVCYTEDSIVNAIVMEADDAFLGFSYAPPSDNSFL; encoded by the exons ATGGAGGAGCAGTCCAGCTACCCCAATGTCAGCATTCCCTGCTACCCCAATGTCAGCATTCCCTGCTACCCCAATGTCAGCATTCCCTGCTACAACGAGCAGAGGGACAAGAAGAAGCGCTACACT GTTTACAAAGTGATGGTCAATGTAGGAAGACATGAGTGGTTTGTCTTCAGGCGATACGCAGAGTTTGACAAGCTCTACAACACA TTGAGGAAACAATTTCCATCTTTGAACTTGAAAATCCCACCCAAGAGAATATTTGGGGACAACTTTGACCCAG AGTTTATCAAGCAAAGAAGAACAGGTTTACATGAGTTCATTCAGAGACTGGTCTCACATCCTCAGCTCAGAAACCA GCCTGATGTCAGAGCATTCCTGCAGATGGACAAATCTCAAAACTTCTCAGACCCATTAGAAGATGACAAG ATAATCTGTTCCATCTCTGGTTTACAGAACGGCTCTACCTCCAGAAATATTAACCTGGGACCGTCTGGAAATCCACA TGCAAAGCCCACAGACTTTGACTTTCTCAAAGTCATTGGAAAGGGGAGCTTTGGAAAG GTTCTCCTTGCTAAACGGAAACTGGACGGAAAGTATTACGCAATCAAGGTCCTGCAGAAAAGTGTAATCCTCAACAGGAGAGAG CAAAAACACATCATGGCGGAGCGCAATGTGCTACTGAAGAACATGAAACACCCTTTCCTGGTTGGCTTGCATTATTCCTTCCAGACGACTGACAAGTTGTACTTCGTCTTGGATTTTGTCAACGGGGGAGAA CTCTTCTTCCATCTTCAAAAAGAACAGACCTTTCCGGAACCCAGAGCCAAGTTCTACATTGCAGAAATGGCAAGCgcactgggctatctgcattctCTTAATATAGTTTACAG GGATTTGAAGCCAGAAAATATCCTTCTGGACTCTGAA GGCCATATAGTTTTGACTGACTTCGGGTTGTGCAAGGAAGGCATTTCCCAAGCCGAGACGACAAGCACATTTTGTGGGACACCCGAG TACCTAGCTCCAGAGGTCCTGAGGAAACAACCGTATGACAACACAGTGGACTGGTGGTGTCTGGGATCAGTGCTCTATGAAATGCTCTTTGGCCTG CCTCCGTTCTACAGCAGAGACACCCATGAGATGTATGACAACATCCTCCACAAGCCCCTGATGATGCGTCCCGGAGCGTCCAACACGGCCTGGTCCCTCCTGCAGGCTCTACTGGAGAAGGACGGCACACACAGACTGGGCTCCAGAGATGACTTT AATGAGATCAAAGCTCACTACTTCTTCTCAGAGATCAACTGGGATGACCTGGAACAGAGGAAGGTTCCACCTCCATTCACTCCCAATGTG AATTCTCCTCATGACATCACAAACTTTGATCCAGAATTCACAGGCGAGACTGTTACGAACTCTGTGTGTTATACTGAAGATTCCATAGTCAACGCCATCGTGATGGAGGCTGATGATGCCTTCCTAGGTTTCTCCTATGCACCACCATCAGATAACTCCTTTCTATGA
- the LOC120027581 gene encoding serine/threonine-protein kinase Sgk3-like isoform X2, which yields MEEQSSYPNVSIPCYPNVSIPCYPNVSIPCYNEQRDKKKRYTVYKVMVNVGRHEWFVFRRYAEFDKLYNTLRKQFPSLNLKIPPKRIFGDNFDPEFIKQRRTGLHEFIQRLVSHPQLRNQPDVRAFLQMDKSQNFSDPLEDDKNGSTSRNINLGPSGNPHAKPTDFDFLKVIGKGSFGKVLLAKRKLDGKYYAIKVLQKSVILNRREQKHIMAERNVLLKNMKHPFLVGLHYSFQTTDKLYFVLDFVNGGELFFHLQKEQTFPEPRAKFYIAEMASALGYLHSLNIVYRDLKPENILLDSEGHIVLTDFGLCKEGISQAETTSTFCGTPEYLAPEVLRKQPYDNTVDWWCLGSVLYEMLFGLPPFYSRDTHEMYDNILHKPLMMRPGASNTAWSLLQALLEKDGTHRLGSRDDFNEIKAHYFFSEINWDDLEQRKVPPPFTPNVNSPHDITNFDPEFTGETVTNSVCYTEDSIVNAIVMEADDAFLGFSYAPPSDNSFL from the exons ATGGAGGAGCAGTCCAGCTACCCCAATGTCAGCATTCCCTGCTACCCCAATGTCAGCATTCCCTGCTACCCCAATGTCAGCATTCCCTGCTACAACGAGCAGAGGGACAAGAAGAAGCGCTACACT GTTTACAAAGTGATGGTCAATGTAGGAAGACATGAGTGGTTTGTCTTCAGGCGATACGCAGAGTTTGACAAGCTCTACAACACA TTGAGGAAACAATTTCCATCTTTGAACTTGAAAATCCCACCCAAGAGAATATTTGGGGACAACTTTGACCCAG AGTTTATCAAGCAAAGAAGAACAGGTTTACATGAGTTCATTCAGAGACTGGTCTCACATCCTCAGCTCAGAAACCA GCCTGATGTCAGAGCATTCCTGCAGATGGACAAATCTCAAAACTTCTCAGACCCATTAGAAGATGACAAG AACGGCTCTACCTCCAGAAATATTAACCTGGGACCGTCTGGAAATCCACA TGCAAAGCCCACAGACTTTGACTTTCTCAAAGTCATTGGAAAGGGGAGCTTTGGAAAG GTTCTCCTTGCTAAACGGAAACTGGACGGAAAGTATTACGCAATCAAGGTCCTGCAGAAAAGTGTAATCCTCAACAGGAGAGAG CAAAAACACATCATGGCGGAGCGCAATGTGCTACTGAAGAACATGAAACACCCTTTCCTGGTTGGCTTGCATTATTCCTTCCAGACGACTGACAAGTTGTACTTCGTCTTGGATTTTGTCAACGGGGGAGAA CTCTTCTTCCATCTTCAAAAAGAACAGACCTTTCCGGAACCCAGAGCCAAGTTCTACATTGCAGAAATGGCAAGCgcactgggctatctgcattctCTTAATATAGTTTACAG GGATTTGAAGCCAGAAAATATCCTTCTGGACTCTGAA GGCCATATAGTTTTGACTGACTTCGGGTTGTGCAAGGAAGGCATTTCCCAAGCCGAGACGACAAGCACATTTTGTGGGACACCCGAG TACCTAGCTCCAGAGGTCCTGAGGAAACAACCGTATGACAACACAGTGGACTGGTGGTGTCTGGGATCAGTGCTCTATGAAATGCTCTTTGGCCTG CCTCCGTTCTACAGCAGAGACACCCATGAGATGTATGACAACATCCTCCACAAGCCCCTGATGATGCGTCCCGGAGCGTCCAACACGGCCTGGTCCCTCCTGCAGGCTCTACTGGAGAAGGACGGCACACACAGACTGGGCTCCAGAGATGACTTT AATGAGATCAAAGCTCACTACTTCTTCTCAGAGATCAACTGGGATGACCTGGAACAGAGGAAGGTTCCACCTCCATTCACTCCCAATGTG AATTCTCCTCATGACATCACAAACTTTGATCCAGAATTCACAGGCGAGACTGTTACGAACTCTGTGTGTTATACTGAAGATTCCATAGTCAACGCCATCGTGATGGAGGCTGATGATGCCTTCCTAGGTTTCTCCTATGCACCACCATCAGATAACTCCTTTCTATGA